Proteins encoded within one genomic window of Dromaius novaehollandiae isolate bDroNov1 unplaced genomic scaffold, bDroNov1.hap1 HAP1_SCAFFOLD_41, whole genome shotgun sequence:
- the LOC135326954 gene encoding olfactory receptor 14J1-like, with product DLGSISTTVPKSMANSLWNTRAISYSGCAAQVFFFFFLCSAEFSLLTVMAYDRFVAICRPLHYRTLMGSRACVKMAAAAWGTGFLYAILHTANTFSIPLCQGNTVDQFFCEIPQILKLSCSGAYLRETGLLVVSGCLGFGCFIFIVVSYVQIFTAVLRIPSEQGRHKAFSMCLPHLAVVSLFLSTVMFACLKPPSISSPALDLVVAVLYSVVPPAVNPLIYSMRNKELKDALRKVIRRVQGQHQ from the coding sequence gaccttggctccatctccaccactgtccccaaatccatggccaattccctgtggaacaccagggccatttcctactcaggatgtgctgcccaggtctttttcttctttttcttatgttcagctgagttttctctccttacagtcatggcctatgaccgctttgtggccatctgcagacccctgcactacaggacactcatgggcagcagagcttgtgtcaaaatggcagcagctgcctggggcactggttttctctatgctaTCCTACATACTGCTAACAccttttccataccactctgccaaggcaacacagtggaccagttcttctgtgaaatcccccagatcctcaagctctcctgctccggcgcctacctcagggaaactgGGCTTCTggtggttagtggctgtttaggctttgggtgtttcattttcattgtggtgtcctacgtgcagatcttcactgctgtgctgaggatcccctctgagcagggccggcacaaagccttttccatgtgcctcccacacctggccgtggtctccctgtttctcagcactgtcatgtttgcctgcctgaagcccccctccatctcctccccagctctggatctggtggtggctgttctgtactcggtggtgcctccagcagtgaaccccctcatctacagcatgaggaacaaggagctcaaggatgcactgaggaaagtgatccGACGGGTACAAGGTCAGCACCAGTAG